From a region of the Streptomyces sp. NBC_01454 genome:
- the ggt gene encoding gamma-glutamyltransferase, producing MAVRRAAVAAASAAALSLSLLATSCTTNGTAAAAASAPSAPAKQAVATGSGGAVSSVNPYASRAGLEVLRKGGNAVDAAVATAAALGVVEPYSAGVGGGGYLVYYDAKAKKVRTIDGRETAPATMRADSFRDPKTGKPLPTEDAINSGLSVGIPGTPATWDTALKDWGTVSLSKALSPATRIADDGFVVNKEFRAQTAMNEKRFRDIKSTTDLFLPKGKLPVVGSRFRNPDLARTYRQLAGEGVGALYHGGIGRDVVRTVQKPPVASGAQHKARPGLMKQGDLARYTTERRDPTRTTYHGLDVYSMAPSSAGGTTVGEALNILENFHLSKADKTQALHHYLEASRISFADRNRWVGDPASSDVPTKPLLSKEFAKSRACLIRSDKALTSPLAPADPRHPDSGCTRKTGNKQPHEGPSTTHLVTADRWGNVVSYTLTIEQTGGSAITVPGRGFLLNNELTDFDFAPLTKGTPDPNLPGPGKRPRSSMSPTIVLRDGKPMIAVGSPGGATIITTVLQTLVNRLDLGMSLPAAVAAPRLSQRNAAQTEAEPAFFDTPERKKLEAMGHRFVLAPKAFTPSPEIGAVAALEFLPRGKITAVAEPKRRGGGSAMVLHDSR from the coding sequence ATGGCTGTCCGTCGTGCCGCTGTCGCCGCCGCGTCCGCGGCAGCGCTCAGTCTTTCCCTGCTGGCCACGTCCTGCACCACCAACGGGACTGCGGCCGCCGCCGCATCCGCGCCGTCGGCGCCCGCGAAGCAGGCGGTCGCCACCGGCAGCGGCGGCGCGGTGTCCAGCGTCAACCCCTATGCCTCCCGTGCGGGGCTGGAGGTGCTGCGCAAGGGAGGCAACGCCGTGGACGCGGCGGTGGCCACCGCCGCAGCCCTCGGCGTGGTCGAGCCCTACTCCGCGGGAGTGGGGGGCGGCGGCTACCTGGTCTACTACGACGCCAAGGCCAAGAAGGTACGCACCATCGACGGGCGGGAGACCGCACCGGCCACCATGCGCGCGGACTCGTTCCGCGACCCCAAGACCGGCAAGCCGCTGCCCACCGAGGACGCGATCAACTCGGGGCTGTCGGTCGGTATCCCCGGCACGCCGGCCACCTGGGACACGGCGCTCAAGGACTGGGGCACGGTCTCCTTGTCCAAGGCCCTGAGCCCGGCCACCCGGATCGCCGACGACGGCTTCGTGGTCAACAAGGAGTTCCGGGCCCAGACGGCCATGAACGAGAAGCGCTTCCGCGACATCAAGTCCACCACGGACCTGTTCCTGCCCAAGGGCAAGCTCCCGGTCGTCGGCTCACGCTTCCGCAACCCGGACCTCGCCCGGACCTACCGGCAGCTCGCCGGTGAGGGCGTCGGTGCGCTCTACCACGGCGGCATAGGCCGCGATGTGGTGCGGACCGTCCAGAAGCCGCCGGTGGCCTCCGGCGCCCAGCACAAGGCCCGGCCCGGCCTGATGAAGCAGGGCGACCTGGCCCGCTACACCACCGAACGCCGGGACCCGACCCGGACCACGTACCACGGGCTGGACGTCTACTCCATGGCCCCGTCCTCGGCGGGCGGCACCACGGTCGGTGAGGCGCTGAACATCCTGGAGAACTTCCACCTCTCCAAGGCCGACAAGACGCAGGCCCTGCACCACTATCTGGAGGCCAGCCGGATCTCCTTCGCCGACCGCAACCGCTGGGTGGGCGACCCGGCGTCCTCGGACGTGCCCACCAAGCCCCTGCTCTCCAAGGAGTTCGCCAAGAGCCGGGCCTGCCTGATCCGTTCCGACAAGGCACTGACCAGCCCGCTGGCTCCCGCGGACCCCCGACACCCGGACTCCGGCTGCACGCGGAAGACCGGGAACAAGCAACCGCACGAGGGACCGTCGACCACCCACCTGGTCACCGCCGACCGCTGGGGCAATGTCGTCTCCTACACCCTGACGATCGAGCAGACCGGTGGCTCGGCCATCACCGTGCCCGGCCGCGGATTCCTGCTCAACAACGAGCTGACCGACTTCGACTTCGCGCCGCTGACCAAGGGGACGCCGGACCCGAACCTGCCGGGCCCGGGCAAGCGTCCGCGCAGCAGCATGTCGCCGACGATCGTCCTGCGGGACGGCAAGCCGATGATCGCCGTCGGTTCGCCGGGCGGCGCCACGATCATCACGACCGTGCTGCAGACCCTGGTCAACCGCCTGGACCTCGGCATGTCACTGCCGGCGGCGGTCGCCGCGCCACGTCTCTCGCAGCGCAACGCGGCGCAGACGGAAGCCGAACCGGCCTTCTTCGACACTCCGGAGCGCAAGAAGCTGGAGGCGATGGGGCACCGGTTCGTCCTGGCGCCGAAGGCCTTCACGCCGTCACCGGAGATCGGGGCGGTGGCCGCGCTGGAGTTCCTGCCCCGCGGCAAGATCACCGCGGTGGCCGAACCCAAGCGCCGCGGCGGCGGGTCGGCCATGGTGCTCCACGACTCCCGCTGA
- a CDS encoding N-acyl homoserine lactonase family protein, giving the protein MAHDTAVRRLDLGYFIRPASETGGPLPRVEPALAYLVRHDRGLLLFDTGIGHAGPETEAHYRPRRRALRDALSAAGATLADISLVVNCHLHFDHCGGNPLLGGKPILVQDVELATARRGDYTVDDLIDFPGASYEELSGEAEVRPGIWIVPTPGHTEGHQSLVVRRGDGTVILAGQAHDRASDFAADHLAHRAAQDGADVPPPAHRWWDRLADFDPRRVLFAHDGALWEPPAGNSSRVRQR; this is encoded by the coding sequence ATGGCACACGACACTGCGGTACGCCGACTCGACCTGGGATATTTCATCCGGCCCGCCTCGGAGACCGGCGGCCCGCTCCCGCGCGTGGAGCCCGCTCTGGCCTACCTGGTCCGGCACGATCGGGGACTGCTCCTCTTCGACACCGGTATCGGCCACGCCGGCCCCGAGACCGAGGCGCACTACCGCCCCCGGCGCCGCGCGCTGCGGGACGCCCTCTCGGCGGCCGGCGCCACCCTCGCCGACATCTCCCTGGTGGTGAACTGCCACCTCCACTTCGATCACTGCGGAGGCAATCCCCTGCTGGGCGGCAAGCCGATCCTGGTGCAGGACGTGGAGCTGGCCACCGCCCGCCGGGGCGACTACACGGTCGATGACCTCATCGACTTCCCCGGCGCCTCCTACGAGGAACTCTCCGGCGAGGCCGAGGTCCGGCCGGGCATCTGGATCGTCCCGACACCCGGCCACACCGAAGGACACCAGTCCCTCGTGGTCCGCCGCGGCGACGGCACCGTGATCCTCGCCGGCCAGGCCCACGACCGTGCGTCCGACTTCGCCGCGGACCACCTCGCCCATCGCGCCGCACAGGACGGTGCGGACGTACCGCCTCCCGCCCACCGCTGGTGGGACCGCCTCGCCGACTTCGACCCACGGCGTGTGCTCTTCGCCCATGACGGTGCCCTTTGGGAACCGCCGGCCGGCAACTCGTCCCGTGTCAGGCAACGTTGA
- a CDS encoding DUF305 domain-containing protein, with the protein MSSVQHAVRRPRNRRLAAVGVIASGALLLAGCGSDDSKTTGRGSSHAPTAAQKAGANPAPGASNDADITFAQSMIPHHQQAVAMARLADGRASDTEIKSLAAAIEKAQGPEITTMRAWLKAWGAPASSAHDMPGMDHGAGGMDGMSGMMSAKDMTDLKAARGKDFDKKFARMMIGHHNGAVTMARDERRNGRNATAKKLAGDVIKHQTAEVATMRTILDRL; encoded by the coding sequence ATGAGTTCCGTCCAGCACGCCGTCCGACGTCCCCGCAACCGCCGCCTCGCGGCCGTCGGGGTCATCGCTTCGGGGGCTCTGTTGCTCGCCGGGTGCGGCAGCGACGACTCGAAGACCACGGGCCGGGGGAGCAGCCACGCACCCACCGCCGCGCAGAAGGCCGGGGCGAACCCTGCCCCGGGGGCGTCCAACGACGCGGACATCACCTTCGCGCAGAGCATGATCCCGCACCACCAGCAGGCCGTCGCCATGGCCCGACTGGCCGACGGCCGGGCCTCCGACACGGAGATCAAGTCCCTGGCGGCGGCGATCGAGAAGGCCCAGGGCCCCGAGATCACGACCATGCGGGCGTGGCTCAAGGCGTGGGGCGCACCGGCGTCGTCCGCGCACGACATGCCCGGCATGGACCACGGCGCCGGAGGCATGGACGGCATGTCCGGGATGATGTCCGCGAAGGACATGACGGACCTCAAGGCCGCCCGGGGCAAGGACTTCGACAAGAAGTTCGCGCGGATGATGATCGGCCATCACAACGGTGCGGTCACCATGGCCAGGGACGAGCGGCGCAACGGCCGTAATGCGACGGCCAAGAAGCTCGCCGGTGACGTCATCAAGCACCAGACCGCCGAGGTCGCGACGATGCGCACGATCCTCGACCGGCTCTGA
- a CDS encoding RNA polymerase sigma factor SigF has translation MTTVVNDTTTEQHSDLAAALPAVECPSTVAPRDARELSKQFFDRLRFLEEGTHEYQYARNTLIEMNMSMVRYVARRYRNRGDDMEDIIQVGTIGLIKAIDRFDLSREVEFSTFAVPYILGEIKRFFRDTGWAVHVPRRLQELRSDLAKAKEALHLRLDRDPTVHELATHLDLSEDEVIEGIVAANGYSAGSLDTPTDPDPSHQRRALADVLGEEDPAMGTVEDLHTLAPLLQQLDARERQLIELRFGQEMTQSQIGEELGVSQMHVSRLLTRTLTKLRTGMLSER, from the coding sequence ATGACCACCGTCGTGAACGACACCACTACCGAGCAGCACTCCGACCTGGCCGCCGCACTGCCGGCGGTCGAGTGCCCGAGCACGGTGGCCCCCAGGGACGCGCGGGAGCTGTCGAAGCAGTTCTTCGATCGGCTGCGGTTCCTCGAAGAGGGCACGCACGAGTACCAGTACGCGCGGAACACCCTCATCGAGATGAACATGTCGATGGTGCGGTACGTCGCGCGTCGCTACCGCAATCGTGGCGACGACATGGAAGACATCATCCAGGTCGGCACGATCGGACTGATCAAGGCCATCGACCGCTTCGACCTCTCCCGTGAGGTCGAGTTCTCCACGTTCGCCGTGCCGTACATCCTCGGCGAGATCAAGCGCTTCTTCCGCGACACCGGCTGGGCGGTGCACGTCCCGCGCCGGCTGCAGGAGCTGCGCAGCGATCTGGCGAAGGCCAAGGAAGCGCTTCACCTCCGGCTCGACCGCGACCCGACGGTCCATGAGCTCGCCACCCATCTCGACCTGTCGGAGGACGAGGTCATCGAGGGGATCGTCGCGGCCAACGGCTACTCCGCCGGCTCGCTGGACACCCCCACCGACCCCGACCCCTCCCACCAGCGCCGCGCCCTGGCCGACGTCCTGGGCGAGGAGGACCCGGCCATGGGAACCGTCGAGGACCTCCACACCCTCGCGCCGCTGCTGCAGCAGCTCGACGCGCGCGAGCGTCAGCTGATCGAGCTGCGCTTCGGCCAGGAGATGACCCAGTCCCAGATCGGCGAGGAGCTGGGCGTCTCCCAGATGCATGTCTCGCGTCTGCTCACCCGCACCCTGACCAAGCTGCGCACCGGCATGCTCAGCGAGCGCTGA
- a CDS encoding amino acid transporter, translated as MAASAPAGSSRTAVRHRFRAWMLEGLADMAKHHPGPHAAPQRADRGQRWWRVMCLTGVDYFSTLGYQPGIAALAAGLLSPVATLVLVVVTLAGALPVYRRVARESPHGQGSIAMLERLLSFWKGKLFVLTLLGFAATDFLITITLSAADAATHLVENPHVSSVLHGREVVITLVLIALLGAVFLKGFLEAIGVAVALVALYLGLNVVVVAVGLWHVVTAAHLIPDWSQALTAEHGNVLAMVGVALLVFPKLALGLSGFETGVAVMPHIEGDPDDTEERPAGRIRGAKKLLTTAAVIMSVFLIITSFVTTLLIPKEAFQPGGSANGRALAYLAHEYLGSAFGTVYDVSTIAILWFAGASAMAGLLNLMPQYLPRYGMAPHWARAVRPMVLVFTLVAFLVTWLFDADVDAQGGAYATGVLVLISSAAIAVTIAARRAREHGWWIAFAVIAVVFLYTTIANVIERPDGVKIGACFITGIILLSFLSRLARAFELRVTSVVLDGIAERFIRDIAQRRIRFIANEPDRRDVAEYRDKLQQIRTDNDIPASEDFVFVEVTVGDPSEFESELHVRGEVLHGRYRVLCLESPAVSNALAALLLHVRDVTGERPHIYFEWTEGNPFAQFLRFFLFGQGEVAPVTREVLREAEPDRARRPRVHVG; from the coding sequence ATGGCCGCCTCCGCCCCTGCCGGTTCGTCCAGGACCGCAGTGCGGCATCGCTTCCGGGCGTGGATGCTGGAGGGGCTGGCCGATATGGCCAAGCACCATCCCGGCCCGCACGCCGCCCCGCAGCGCGCCGACCGGGGACAGCGGTGGTGGCGCGTGATGTGCCTGACCGGAGTGGACTACTTCTCCACCCTCGGCTATCAGCCGGGCATCGCCGCCCTGGCCGCGGGGCTGCTGTCACCGGTCGCCACCCTCGTCCTGGTCGTGGTGACGCTCGCCGGGGCGCTGCCGGTGTACCGGAGGGTGGCCAGGGAGAGCCCGCACGGCCAGGGTTCGATCGCGATGCTGGAGCGGCTGCTGTCCTTCTGGAAGGGCAAGCTGTTCGTCCTGACCCTGCTGGGCTTCGCCGCCACCGACTTCCTCATCACCATCACCCTGTCGGCGGCCGACGCGGCCACCCACCTGGTGGAGAACCCACACGTCAGCAGCGTCCTGCACGGCCGGGAGGTGGTGATCACGCTGGTCCTGATCGCCCTGCTCGGCGCGGTGTTCCTCAAGGGGTTCCTGGAGGCGATCGGGGTGGCGGTCGCCCTCGTGGCCCTCTATCTGGGGCTCAACGTGGTCGTGGTCGCCGTGGGGCTGTGGCATGTGGTCACCGCCGCGCACCTCATTCCCGACTGGTCCCAGGCGCTGACCGCCGAGCACGGCAACGTGCTGGCGATGGTCGGTGTGGCGCTGCTGGTCTTCCCGAAGCTGGCGCTGGGCCTGTCCGGGTTCGAGACCGGGGTGGCGGTCATGCCCCATATCGAGGGCGACCCCGACGACACCGAGGAACGGCCCGCGGGGCGGATCCGGGGCGCGAAGAAGCTGCTCACCACGGCTGCCGTGATCATGAGCGTCTTCCTGATCATCACCAGTTTCGTGACCACCCTGCTGATCCCCAAGGAGGCGTTCCAGCCCGGGGGTTCGGCCAATGGGCGCGCCCTGGCCTATCTCGCCCACGAGTATCTGGGCTCCGCCTTCGGCACCGTCTACGACGTGTCCACCATCGCCATCCTGTGGTTCGCCGGCGCCTCGGCCATGGCCGGACTGCTCAACCTGATGCCGCAGTATCTGCCGCGCTACGGGATGGCGCCCCACTGGGCGCGGGCGGTCCGGCCGATGGTGCTGGTCTTCACCCTGGTCGCGTTCCTCGTGACCTGGCTCTTCGACGCCGATGTGGACGCCCAGGGCGGCGCCTACGCCACCGGTGTCCTGGTCCTGATCAGCTCCGCCGCCATCGCCGTGACCATCGCCGCCCGGCGCGCCCGTGAGCACGGCTGGTGGATCGCCTTCGCCGTGATCGCCGTGGTGTTCCTGTACACCACGATCGCGAACGTCATCGAGCGCCCCGACGGCGTCAAGATCGGCGCCTGCTTCATCACCGGCATCATCCTGCTGTCGTTCCTCTCGCGCCTCGCCCGTGCCTTCGAGCTGCGGGTGACCAGCGTCGTGCTCGACGGGATCGCGGAACGGTTCATCCGCGACATCGCCCAGCGCAGGATCCGATTCATCGCGAACGAGCCCGACCGGCGCGATGTCGCCGAGTACCGCGACAAGCTCCAGCAGATCCGCACGGACAACGACATCCCGGCGTCCGAGGACTTCGTCTTCGTCGAGGTCACCGTCGGCGACCCGTCCGAGTTCGAGAGCGAACTGCACGTACGCGGCGAGGTGCTGCACGGCCGCTACCGTGTGCTCTGCCTGGAGAGCCCCGCCGTCTCCAACGCGCTGGCCGCTCTGCTGCTGCACGTCCGCGATGTCACCGGAGAGCGGCCGCACATCTACTTCGAGTGGACCGAAGGCAACCCCTTCGCCCAGTTCCTGCGCTTCTTCCTCTTCGGCCAGGGCGAGGTCGCCCCGGTCACCCGCGAGGTCCTGCGCGAGGCCGAACCCGACCGGGCCCGCCGCCCCCGCGTCCACGTCGGCTGA
- a CDS encoding universal stress protein: protein MDRPGGRRVVAGVSGSLGSLTALHRAAAEARRTGAELRAVLAWEPPGGTIVHRGGPCPAPLADWRRMACTRLLTALEDAFGDAGPGVPLECLVVLGKPGTVLLEAADRSDDLLVVGAGARGRLRRAVWPSVARHCLARARCPVLAVPPSPLHHAFETAHRRNIWKLPLDTRELAE, encoded by the coding sequence ATGGACAGACCGGGCGGTCGGCGCGTCGTGGCCGGTGTGAGCGGTTCACTGGGGAGTCTGACGGCGCTGCACCGGGCCGCCGCCGAGGCCCGTCGCACCGGTGCCGAGCTGCGGGCCGTCCTGGCCTGGGAGCCGCCCGGCGGCACCATCGTGCACCGCGGCGGGCCGTGCCCGGCACCGTTGGCCGACTGGCGCCGGATGGCCTGCACGCGGCTGCTGACCGCACTGGAGGACGCCTTCGGCGATGCCGGGCCCGGCGTGCCCCTGGAGTGCCTGGTGGTGCTCGGAAAGCCGGGCACCGTGCTGCTGGAGGCCGCCGACCGGAGCGACGACCTCCTGGTGGTCGGGGCCGGCGCCCGCGGCAGGCTGCGGCGGGCCGTGTGGCCCTCCGTCGCCCGCCACTGCCTCGCGCGCGCCCGCTGCCCGGTGCTGGCCGTGCCGCCCTCTCCCCTGCACCACGCATTCGAGACCGCACACCGCCGCAACATCTGGAAACTCCCGCTCGACACAAGGGAGTTGGCGGAGTGA
- a CDS encoding STAS domain-containing protein codes for MVSTDELSVEVSVIDPQVAVVAVQGDIDAETGTMLHHQLANQLVHGRQHLVLDLRAVPFMDSSGLNVLIRAGNDTKRVAGSLRLAAVSPVVLRLLDLTGLSVSMPVHASPEEALFAIAAASLPRASGSGPEAGPDAVG; via the coding sequence ATGGTGAGCACCGATGAGTTGAGCGTCGAGGTGTCCGTCATCGATCCGCAGGTGGCGGTCGTGGCCGTCCAAGGGGATATCGACGCGGAGACCGGCACCATGCTGCACCACCAGCTCGCCAATCAGCTCGTGCACGGCCGGCAGCATCTCGTGCTCGATCTGCGGGCGGTCCCGTTCATGGATTCCTCCGGCCTGAACGTCCTCATCCGTGCGGGCAACGACACCAAGCGGGTGGCGGGCAGTCTGCGGCTGGCCGCGGTCTCCCCCGTGGTCCTGCGTCTGCTCGACCTCACCGGGCTCAGTGTGTCCATGCCGGTGCACGCCAGCCCCGAGGAGGCGCTCTTCGCGATCGCGGCGGCCTCGCTGCCGCGGGCGTCGGGGTCCGGGCCGGAGGCCGGCCCGGACGCCGTGGGGTGA
- a CDS encoding DUF1206 domain-containing protein, with product MDATTAIPGAGRRLARRGARSTAIRTAARCGFAARGVIYLLVGVLALRIAFGDSHEQADRGGALAELAPRPFGSPLIWALGLGLAGMALWRLTEALIGASGPDGHKPHKRLLSLARFLFYATVSSSVVAFAAGRKGDGSGAGDRQSRDATARVLELPAGPWLVAVAGVGIAVAGVWIAVRAVLRRFHKNLRREGMSRRGRQAVDVLGVAGGAARGCVFAAAGVFAVRAAIHHDPGSAKGMDDTLRSFADTSAGPWLLVAIAVGLALFGAFSLAMARWRRL from the coding sequence ATGGACGCGACAACCGCGATACCCGGTGCGGGCAGACGCCTGGCCCGGCGGGGTGCGCGCAGCACCGCGATCCGCACCGCGGCCCGCTGCGGATTCGCGGCACGGGGCGTGATCTACCTCCTCGTCGGCGTACTGGCCCTGCGGATCGCCTTCGGCGATTCCCATGAACAGGCGGACCGGGGCGGGGCGCTGGCAGAACTCGCCCCCCGGCCGTTCGGCAGCCCGCTGATATGGGCGCTCGGCCTCGGACTGGCGGGAATGGCGCTGTGGCGTCTCACGGAGGCGCTGATCGGCGCCTCGGGACCCGACGGGCACAAGCCCCACAAGCGGCTGCTGTCACTGGCCCGCTTCCTCTTCTACGCCACCGTGTCGTCCTCCGTCGTGGCGTTCGCCGCGGGCCGCAAGGGCGACGGAAGCGGGGCCGGCGACCGGCAGTCCCGGGACGCGACGGCCCGGGTGCTCGAACTTCCCGCCGGACCGTGGCTGGTGGCGGTCGCCGGGGTGGGCATCGCCGTCGCCGGGGTGTGGATCGCGGTGCGCGCCGTCCTCCGCAGGTTCCACAAGAACCTCCGGCGGGAGGGGATGTCGCGGCGCGGGCGGCAGGCCGTCGATGTGCTCGGCGTCGCGGGCGGCGCCGCCCGGGGCTGCGTGTTCGCCGCGGCCGGGGTGTTCGCCGTCCGCGCCGCGATCCACCACGACCCGGGGAGCGCCAAGGGCATGGACGACACGCTCCGCTCCTTCGCCGATACCTCGGCCGGCCCCTGGCTCCTGGTGGCGATCGCGGTGGGCCTCGCCCTGTTCGGTGCGTTCTCCCTCGCCATGGCCCGGTGGCGCCGGCTCTGA
- a CDS encoding DUF6153 family protein: MARLLLVVVLAFGVFVMHTVGHPDGAAGPGAHATAQGHTTGMAAMTGTSAVADTPTQQGAPAHSADRGTPAAPSPHYTPGPGTGMNMASLCMAVLGTWALMMLLGAALTRTPGWVADLLAKAVVLLRPNPPPAPPDLTRLSVLRI; encoded by the coding sequence ATGGCGCGTCTGCTGCTGGTCGTGGTGCTCGCGTTCGGTGTCTTCGTGATGCACACGGTCGGCCATCCCGATGGGGCCGCGGGCCCCGGTGCGCATGCCACGGCCCAGGGCCACACCACCGGCATGGCGGCGATGACGGGAACATCCGCCGTCGCCGACACCCCGACGCAGCAGGGGGCGCCCGCCCACTCCGCGGACCGGGGGACGCCCGCCGCACCGTCCCCGCACTACACCCCCGGGCCCGGCACAGGTATGAACATGGCCTCGCTGTGCATGGCGGTGCTCGGCACCTGGGCGCTCATGATGCTGCTGGGCGCGGCGCTCACCCGGACCCCGGGATGGGTGGCGGACCTCCTCGCGAAGGCCGTCGTCCTGCTGCGGCCCAACCCACCGCCGGCCCCTCCCGATCTCACCCGGTTGTCCGTTCTGCGGATCTAG
- a CDS encoding dienelactone hydrolase family protein, with product MRFTSQTSSDGVREQLFTLGEIPGVLWTPEGAAGTRPLILMGHGGCQHKKAPGMVARARCFVAEGDFAVAALDVPGHGDRPKEKEYDRIATENQARVEAGEELAPLIADFQMLVARQTVPEWRAFLGAVQELDHVGTGPVGYWGVSLGCGLGVPFVAAEPRVRAAVLGLGGAAASAEAAARITVPVQFLVQWDDERVPRAQSLALFDALASAEKTLHANPGKHGEIPEFELDSTLRFFARHLG from the coding sequence ATGCGCTTCACCTCCCAGACGTCGTCCGACGGCGTCCGCGAACAGCTCTTCACCCTCGGTGAGATTCCCGGCGTGCTGTGGACGCCAGAAGGTGCCGCCGGTACTCGTCCCCTGATCCTGATGGGACACGGCGGCTGCCAGCACAAGAAGGCCCCCGGAATGGTGGCCCGTGCGCGCTGCTTCGTAGCCGAAGGTGACTTCGCGGTCGCGGCGCTCGACGTGCCCGGCCATGGCGACCGGCCGAAGGAGAAAGAGTACGACCGGATCGCGACCGAGAACCAGGCTCGCGTGGAGGCCGGAGAGGAACTGGCCCCGCTGATCGCTGATTTCCAGATGCTGGTAGCTCGCCAGACCGTCCCGGAATGGCGAGCGTTCCTGGGCGCGGTCCAGGAACTCGATCACGTCGGCACCGGCCCGGTGGGCTATTGGGGTGTGTCGTTGGGTTGTGGACTTGGTGTTCCGTTCGTTGCCGCCGAGCCCCGGGTCCGCGCCGCGGTGCTGGGCTTGGGCGGGGCGGCGGCATCGGCCGAGGCCGCCGCGCGGATCACCGTCCCGGTGCAGTTCCTGGTGCAGTGGGACGATGAGCGGGTGCCGCGGGCCCAGAGCCTGGCACTGTTCGACGCCTTGGCCTCGGCCGAGAAGACGCTGCACGCCAACCCCGGCAAGCACGGGGAGATCCCGGAATTCGAGCTGGACAGCACGCTACGGTTCTTTGCCCGGCACCTCGGCTGA